One Elusimicrobiaceae bacterium genomic region harbors:
- the pepT gene encoding peptidase T, protein MNELQKKIYDRFVRYVSMDTTSNGASQTVPTTATQLAFGKMLAAEMKEIGFSNVDIDKNGFVFGEIPANVSGAPAIGFLAHMDTVEDYCGKNIKPVLHENYQGGDLVINQAKNMILSVKSAPDLLKCIGHDLVTADGNTLLGGDDKIGIALIMTLGEYLLAHPEIKHGPVKVSFTIDEETGTGIAHFDLARFQADFAYTVDGADLEKIDCGNFNADSFVIEIEGKNCHPGSAKGFMANPVRIGADIVSSWPENRLPETTEGEEGFILFMNMQAQLDKATLKGIIRHHDMGQFEQFKKDLADLVEAKQAKYPNAKIHLKITKQYRNMREVLKEKPQAMQVLEAALKAENISYSLIQARGGTDGAQLSLRGLPTPNIFASYENPHGPYEWLSLGWSEKVFHLLVRILQEAVK, encoded by the coding sequence ATGAACGAGTTACAGAAAAAGATTTATGACCGTTTTGTTCGTTATGTTTCTATGGATACCACCAGTAACGGTGCCAGCCAAACAGTGCCGACGACAGCCACGCAACTGGCCTTTGGCAAGATGTTGGCGGCGGAAATGAAAGAAATTGGCTTTTCTAACGTAGATATTGATAAAAATGGATTTGTATTTGGCGAAATACCGGCCAATGTATCCGGCGCGCCTGCAATTGGATTTTTGGCGCATATGGACACGGTAGAAGATTACTGCGGAAAAAACATTAAACCCGTTTTGCACGAGAATTATCAGGGCGGAGATTTGGTAATCAATCAAGCCAAAAATATGATTTTATCCGTCAAAAGTGCCCCGGATTTGCTCAAATGTATCGGACACGATTTGGTAACCGCTGACGGAAATACCTTATTAGGCGGAGACGATAAAATCGGCATTGCCTTGATTATGACTTTGGGTGAATATTTACTTGCCCATCCCGAAATCAAGCACGGTCCGGTTAAAGTTTCTTTTACGATTGATGAAGAAACCGGTACCGGCATTGCGCATTTTGATTTAGCACGCTTTCAAGCGGATTTTGCTTATACTGTTGATGGCGCAGATTTGGAAAAAATTGATTGTGGCAATTTTAATGCCGATAGTTTTGTTATTGAAATTGAAGGAAAAAACTGCCATCCCGGTTCAGCCAAAGGCTTTATGGCTAATCCCGTGCGTATCGGGGCTGATATTGTTTCTTCATGGCCGGAAAATAGATTGCCGGAAACCACGGAAGGAGAAGAAGGCTTTATTCTGTTTATGAATATGCAGGCGCAGTTGGATAAAGCCACTCTCAAAGGTATTATTCGCCACCACGATATGGGGCAGTTTGAACAATTCAAAAAAGATTTGGCCGATTTAGTAGAAGCTAAACAAGCCAAATATCCCAACGCCAAAATTCATTTGAAAATTACCAAACAATACCGCAATATGCGTGAAGTGCTCAAAGAAAAACCGCAAGCTATGCAAGTATTAGAAGCGGCGTTGAAAGCAGAAAATATTTCGTATTCGCTCATTCAAGCCCGCGGCGGCACCGACGGGGCGCAACTCTCTTTGCGCGGGCTTCCTACGCCGAATATTTTTGCTTCGTATGAAAACCCACACGGCCCGTACGAGTGGCTCAGCCTAGGTTGGAGTGAAAAAGTATTTCACTTATTAGTGCGCATTTTACAAGAAGCGGTGAAATAG
- the hydE gene encoding [FeFe] hydrogenase H-cluster radical SAM maturase HydE yields MNCTQLIEKAEQTHLLTEEELAHILTDSQIDDILFAAADRVRRKYVGDEVHLRALIEFTNICRNQCLYCGLQRQNKALQRYRLSAEEILSLAQKAANYGYKTLVLQGGEDAFFTAQVLVPIIQEIKKMGLALTLSIGERTREDYAALKQAGADRFLLRIETTDKALYEKYNPGMSFENRLRCLTDLRELGYEVGTGILVGLPGQTVTSLAKDILFFKQLDADMIGLGPFIPNPDTPLKDAPAPKLTPALKVMALTRLLLPDINIPATTAMETIQPDGRLRALQSGANVVMPNVTEGEARLNYALYPGKACAGEDPSKCRGCLTAKLHLIGRSVSTGYGFHKKISE; encoded by the coding sequence ATGAACTGCACGCAACTAATTGAAAAGGCCGAACAAACTCATCTTTTGACTGAAGAAGAATTGGCACATATTCTGACCGATTCGCAAATCGATGACATCCTTTTTGCGGCGGCCGATCGCGTGCGTCGAAAATATGTGGGTGATGAGGTGCATTTGCGTGCGCTGATAGAATTTACCAACATTTGCCGCAACCAATGTCTATATTGCGGACTGCAACGCCAAAACAAGGCTCTGCAGCGTTATCGACTCTCTGCCGAGGAAATCCTTTCCCTTGCCCAAAAAGCCGCTAATTACGGATATAAAACGCTCGTGTTACAAGGGGGGGAAGATGCCTTTTTTACTGCGCAAGTACTCGTACCCATTATTCAAGAAATTAAAAAGATGGGGCTGGCTCTTACGCTAAGTATCGGCGAACGCACGCGGGAAGATTATGCCGCCTTGAAACAAGCCGGAGCGGACCGTTTTTTACTACGTATTGAAACAACGGACAAAGCGCTGTATGAAAAATACAATCCCGGGATGAGTTTTGAAAATCGCTTGCGCTGTCTGACCGATTTAAGAGAATTGGGTTATGAGGTAGGCACCGGTATTTTAGTAGGACTACCCGGCCAGACGGTAACCTCTCTGGCCAAGGATATTTTATTTTTCAAACAATTAGATGCCGATATGATTGGCTTGGGGCCGTTTATCCCCAATCCCGACACGCCTCTTAAAGATGCTCCGGCCCCAAAACTCACGCCGGCCCTAAAAGTAATGGCCCTAACGCGGCTTTTGTTGCCCGATATTAATATCCCGGCTACCACGGCTATGGAAACGATACAACCGGACGGCCGTCTGCGTGCATTACAGAGCGGAGCCAATGTGGTTATGCCCAACGTTACCGAAGGCGAGGCTCGCCTCAATTATGCACTCTACCCGGGCAAAGCCTGCGCCGGCGAGGATCCTTCCAAATGCCGCGGTTGCTTAACTGCCAAACTGCATTTGATTGGCCGCTCGGTATCGACCGGGTATGGGTTCCACAAAAAAATTTCTGAATAA